A segment of the Frankineae bacterium MT45 genome:
CCTGCTCGCCGCCGAGGACCACCACCGGCAGCCCGCTGGCCAGCAGTGCGTCGGTGCCCTCCTCCCAGGCCCGTCGCCCACCCAGTAGGCGCAGGACCACCGCGTCGACGCCGACGAGCAGCGCCGGCAGCTCCTCGACCGTCAGGCGGGCCGGGTTGGCCAGCCGGTAGGACTCGCCGCTGGTTCGGGCGCAGAGCAGGTCGGTGTCGGAGGTGGAGAGGAGCAGGATCACGCGGTGGGCCTCACATCGGGATTCGTCGGCGCTGGCAGCCCCGATCTTAGGGTGACCTGACCGGGTGGCTGGACGAGCGTGGCCCCCGGCCTCCCCGGCTAGGGTGGCGGGGTGACCCCGCTACCCGCGCGCGCTGAGGCTGACCGCTGCCCGGGTGCACTCACCCTCCACGAGGCCGCGGACGGGCTACTGGCCCGGGTGCGCCTCCCGGGTGGCTTCGTCGACGCCCGGGTGCTCTCTGGCCTGGGCGAGATGGCCACCCGCTTCGGTGACGGCCGCCTGGAGCTGACTTCACGGGGCAACGTTCAGCTGCGCTCGATCGCGGCGACGCAGACCGAGGCGCTGGCCGACGAGCTGGCGGCGCTCGGTCTGCTCCCCTCACTGACCCATGAGCGGGTCCGCAACATCGTCGCCTCCCCGCTGGCCGGCCTGAATGGTGCTGACGTGGGGCGTGCCGAGAGCGGGCTCGAACCTTACGTGGCGGCGCTGGACCAGACGATCTGTGCCACCGCCGAGCTGGCCGAACTCTCCGGACGCTTCCTCTTCGGATTCGACGACGGCAGTGGTGATATCGCGCAGCTGACGCCCGACGTCACCGCCCATCGCGACGACGGCGGATGGCTCCTCTCTCCGGGCGGGTTCCGCGTATCGGCCGCGGATGGAGACGACGCCGGCGCAGTGGCCGCGGCGATGGTCACCCTCGCGATCGCGTTCCTGCAGGTGCGGGCCGAGCTCGACTCGACGGCCTGGCGGATCGCCGACCTCAACGTCGACGGAGACGTCAACGGAGTCGTCGACGGGCGGCAGCGGGTCGCCGAGCGGGCCGCCGGTCTCGGGCTGTTCGTCGCGGGCCGTACCCCACTGCAGCCTGCCCCACCGCAGCCTGCCCCGCCGACGTCTCCTCCGGCCGGCGTGATCGCTCAACGGACGGGCGGCAGCGCGGTGGTCGTGGTCGCCCCACTCGGGCGCCTAACGTCGGCTCAGGCCACCCGGCTGGCTGAGCTCATCGGCCAGCGGCCGGCCCGGATCACACCCTGGCGCAGCGTCGTCATCGTTGATGTGGACGAACCGGACCGGGTGGTGCAACTCATCCGGGCCGACGGTCTCGACGTCGGGGCGGAGTCGATCTGGAACAATCTCTCCGCCTGTGCAGGACGTCCAGGCTGCGCGAAATCGTATGCGGACGTCCAGGCTGATGCCGCACGCGCAGTGGCCGGCGGGCAGCGGGTGCCGGCCACCGCCTCCGGGTTGGCCGATATCGGCGGCGCCCACCGACCCAGCGGACTGCCGGTGCACTGGAGCGGCTGCAGCCGCCGCTGCGGGCACCCGAACACGCAGTATGTAGACGTTCTCGCGGGACCGGACGGCTACCACGTCGATGATTCAGCGGCAGCCGCGCCGAACGACCCAGACCACCAGTGAGATCAGAGAGCACAGACCGGATGAACGTGTCGGAGACGACCACCCAGCCCGCCCCCTCGGCCACCGCCGGCAGCGGGTACAGCTACGAGCGCGACGGCGCCGAGATCTACCGCCGCTCCTTCGCCACGATCCGGGCCGAGTCGGACCTGGCCCGCTTCCCGTCCGACCTCGAGAAGGTCGTCGTCCGGATGATCCACGCCTGCGGAATGGTCGATCTGGCCGGCGACGTGGCCTTCAGTCCGGACGTGGTCAGCGCCGCGCGAACGGCCCTGCGAGCCGGAGCCCCGGTGCTCTGCGATGCCCAGATGGTCGCCAGCGGCATCACCCGTCGCCGCCTCCCGGCGGCCAACGAGATCCGCTGCTCGCTGGCCGAGCCCGGAGTCGCCGAGCTGGCCGCCGAACTCGGCACCACCCGATCGGCCGCCGCCCTGCAGCTGTGGGGGGACGCGATCGACGGGGCCGTCGTGGCGATAGGCAAC
Coding sequences within it:
- a CDS encoding precorrin-8X methylmutase, which produces MNVSETTTQPAPSATAGSGYSYERDGAEIYRRSFATIRAESDLARFPSDLEKVVVRMIHACGMVDLAGDVAFSPDVVSAARTALRAGAPVLCDAQMVASGITRRRLPAANEIRCSLAEPGVAELAAELGTTRSAAALQLWGDAIDGAVVAIGNAPTALFHMLEMIAAGGPRPAAVLGLPVGFIGSAESKTALAENPFGLPYLVVHGRRGGSAMAVAAVNAIASEVE
- a CDS encoding precorrin-3B synthase; protein product: MTPLPARAEADRCPGALTLHEAADGLLARVRLPGGFVDARVLSGLGEMATRFGDGRLELTSRGNVQLRSIAATQTEALADELAALGLLPSLTHERVRNIVASPLAGLNGADVGRAESGLEPYVAALDQTICATAELAELSGRFLFGFDDGSGDIAQLTPDVTAHRDDGGWLLSPGGFRVSAADGDDAGAVAAAMVTLAIAFLQVRAELDSTAWRIADLNVDGDVNGVVDGRQRVAERAAGLGLFVAGRTPLQPAPPQPAPPTSPPAGVIAQRTGGSAVVVVAPLGRLTSAQATRLAELIGQRPARITPWRSVVIVDVDEPDRVVQLIRADGLDVGAESIWNNLSACAGRPGCAKSYADVQADAARAVAGGQRVPATASGLADIGGAHRPSGLPVHWSGCSRRCGHPNTQYVDVLAGPDGYHVDDSAAAAPNDPDHQ